In the Flavisolibacter tropicus genome, one interval contains:
- a CDS encoding vWA domain-containing protein yields MFTKSTALAAVALLCFFAACNQGGRHMSTDNVAIKDVTLTTTDTTMVAESNKLDEAKPELPINTEDYDNIIENRFLSPLKKPLSTFSIDVDEASYSNVRRYLQEGSLPPAGAVRIEEMINYFDYDYEAPKGNEPFSVFTEIASCPWNTKHQLVHIGLKGKEIPTDNLPASNFVFLIDVSGSMVEPNKLPLVQESLKMLVDQLREKDKVAIVVYASNSGLVLPSTNGSNKAKIKEAINNLQAGGSTAGEREFY; encoded by the coding sequence ATGTTTACGAAATCAACTGCTCTAGCAGCTGTGGCGCTACTATGCTTTTTTGCAGCCTGTAATCAAGGTGGCCGACATATGTCTACTGATAATGTGGCCATAAAAGATGTGACCTTAACTACAACAGATACTACAATGGTAGCGGAATCTAACAAGCTAGATGAAGCGAAACCAGAACTCCCAATTAATACCGAAGATTATGACAATATCATTGAAAACCGATTTCTATCACCTTTAAAGAAACCTCTTTCCACATTTTCTATAGATGTAGATGAGGCATCCTATAGTAATGTTAGACGCTATTTACAAGAGGGAAGTTTACCACCTGCAGGTGCCGTGCGCATTGAAGAGATGATCAATTATTTTGACTATGATTATGAGGCTCCTAAAGGCAATGAACCATTCTCCGTATTTACAGAAATAGCCAGTTGTCCATGGAATACCAAACATCAATTAGTGCATATTGGTTTAAAAGGAAAAGAGATTCCAACAGATAACCTTCCTGCATCCAATTTTGTTTTCCTAATTGATGTTAGTGGCTCAATGGTTGAACCCAATAAGCTTCCGTTAGTACAAGAATCCCTGAAAATGTTGGTTGATCAACTAAGGGAAAAAGATAAGGTGGCAATAGTTGTCTATGCAAGCAATTCAGGCCTTGTCTTACCTTCTACAAATGGCAGTAATAAGGCCAAAATTAAGGAAGCCATTAACAACCTGCAGGCTGGTGGTTCTACCGCTGGGGAGAGGGAATTTTACTAG
- a CDS encoding ABC transporter ATP-binding protein: MTNQSISTQQEEAVVSIHGLRKSFEDLHVLNGIDLTVHKGENVVVLGRSGSGKSVLIKIIAGLLKPDLGTIAVLGEDIDQLDEEELKRLRLKIGFSFQSSALYDSMTVQENLEFPLIRNKPELSKQQVNEAIEQVLEDVGLLHTIYQMPDELSGGQKKRIGIARMLILNPEIILYDEPTGGLDPITCVEINHLINKVRQQYNTSSIIITHDMTCAKTTGDRVIMLSDGIFLKDGPFEEVFASTDERISAFYNYNFINQ, encoded by the coding sequence ATGACAAATCAATCAATAAGCACTCAACAGGAAGAGGCTGTAGTTTCAATACATGGCCTTAGAAAGTCGTTTGAAGACCTGCACGTTTTAAATGGTATTGACTTAACTGTGCATAAAGGGGAGAATGTAGTTGTCCTAGGGCGCTCGGGAAGCGGAAAGTCTGTTCTGATCAAAATTATTGCAGGCCTACTAAAGCCAGATCTGGGCACTATTGCTGTTTTGGGCGAGGATATTGATCAATTGGATGAAGAGGAGTTAAAGCGTTTGCGCTTGAAAATTGGCTTTTCCTTTCAAAGTAGCGCCCTGTATGATAGTATGACCGTGCAGGAAAACCTGGAATTTCCACTTATAAGAAACAAACCAGAGTTAAGCAAGCAACAAGTTAATGAGGCCATTGAACAGGTGCTAGAAGATGTGGGCCTATTACATACCATTTATCAAATGCCGGATGAGCTTTCCGGCGGCCAGAAAAAACGCATTGGTATTGCTCGTATGTTGATTCTGAATCCAGAGATCATTTTGTATGACGAACCTACAGGAGGACTAGATCCAATCACCTGTGTAGAAATCAATCACCTAATCAACAAAGTACGTCAACAATACAATACCAGTTCTATTATCATCACTCATGATATGACCTGTGCGAAAACAACTGGGGATAGAGTTATCATGCTTTCGGATGGTATTTTCCTTAAAGATGGACCTTTTGAAGAAGTGTTTGCATCAACAGATGAACGAATAAGTGCATTTTACAATTACAACTTCATTAACCAATGA
- a CDS encoding SIR2 family NAD-dependent protein deacylase has translation MAKKKLVVLSGAGISAESGLKTFRDSDGLWEGYDIHEVATPTAWKRNPALVLEFYNFRRRNVKDALPNQAHHILADLQEHFDVQIVTQNIDDLHERAGSKNVLHLHGEIFKMRSETNESLVYPIEGDIQIGDKADDGAQLRPHIVWFEEPVPMIENAIQLVKSADIFMVVGTSLVVYPAAGLVDYAPWQIPKFIVDKKIPYTSPLYNLTKIEKTATEGMPLLKELLLDIK, from the coding sequence ATGGCCAAAAAGAAACTCGTTGTACTATCAGGTGCTGGCATCAGTGCTGAAAGTGGACTGAAAACATTTAGGGATTCAGATGGCTTATGGGAGGGCTATGATATTCATGAAGTGGCCACGCCAACAGCATGGAAACGAAACCCGGCATTGGTATTGGAGTTCTATAATTTCAGACGCCGTAATGTTAAGGATGCTTTACCTAATCAAGCACATCATATTCTGGCTGATCTTCAGGAACATTTTGATGTGCAGATCGTTACTCAAAATATTGACGACCTGCATGAGCGGGCAGGCTCAAAGAATGTACTACACCTTCATGGGGAAATCTTCAAGATGCGCAGTGAAACAAATGAATCATTGGTCTATCCAATAGAAGGTGATATACAAATAGGCGATAAGGCTGATGACGGTGCCCAGTTACGGCCGCATATCGTTTGGTTTGAAGAGCCTGTTCCTATGATTGAAAATGCCATACAATTGGTGAAAAGCGCTGACATCTTTATGGTAGTAGGCACCTCATTAGTGGTTTACCCTGCCGCCGGACTGGTAGATTATGCTCCATGGCAAATACCCAAGTTTATAGTCGATAAAAAAATACCTTACACATCTCCTTTATACAATTTAACCAAGATTGAAAAAACTGCTACAGAAGGTATGCCCTTGCTTAAAGAACTATTACTTGACATTAAATGA
- the gyrA gene encoding DNA gyrase subunit A — MEDKLQPQETNDFNRIIPVNIEEQMKTAYIDYSMSVIVGRALPDVRDGLKPVHRRILFAMNELGMGPTRPYKKSARLVGDVLGKYHPHGDSSVYDAVVRMAQDWSMRYTLVDGQGNFGSQDGDGPAAMRYTEVRMHRIAENILQDIEKDTIDYQLNFDDSLEEPTVLPTRIPQLLVNGSSGIAVGMATNMLPHNLSEVIDGCIAYIDNREITIDELMHYIKGPDFPTGGTIFGMEGVKAGFHFGRGRVVLRGKLHVDTKPSGREQIIITEVPYQVNRDSLCDRIGQLVNDKSIEGIAHVNNESNKKEGTRIVIDLKRDAVANLVINQLFKYTELQTSYGINNVALVKGRPRILNLKELISEFVEFRHEVVVRRTKFELREAEKKAHILQGYLIALDHLDEVIALIRASATPEVAKDNLINAGWGLDEIQAKAILELRLQRLTGMERDKIKEEYDNLMILIAHLREILSNEGMRYQIIKDELTEVKDKFGDARKTDITFLDNEMSIKDLIKEEDVVITISHLGYMKRTSATEFRAQRRGGRGAMGGRTRDEDFIEHIFVASTHHTMLFFTEKGRCYWLNVYQIPEGDKNSKGRAIQNLLQLAQDDKIRAIIDIKDLQDTDYVTSHYIVLCTKKGIIKKTALEDFSRPRQTGVNAITIVEGDQLLEARLTDGNCDIMMAVGSGRAIRFPESKVRTTGRGAIGVGGIEVDDANDEVVGMICANPTTPERTVLVVSEKGYGKRTQVDEYRITNRGGKGVKTISVTEKTGKLVGILDVAESEDLIITCKSGITIRMKVADIRELGRATQGVKLIRIDDKDEIAAITRIDVQDETGMIEETEGAEAAVENVDTTETTISASEEENNA, encoded by the coding sequence ATGGAAGATAAATTACAACCGCAGGAAACAAACGATTTTAACCGGATAATACCCGTCAACATTGAGGAGCAAATGAAAACGGCTTATATCGACTATTCAATGTCGGTAATTGTTGGCCGTGCCTTACCTGATGTTCGCGACGGTTTAAAACCGGTACACCGCCGTATCCTTTTCGCTATGAATGAATTGGGTATGGGCCCTACTCGTCCCTACAAAAAATCAGCTCGTCTGGTAGGGGATGTACTTGGTAAATACCACCCGCATGGTGACTCCTCCGTATATGACGCTGTAGTACGTATGGCCCAGGACTGGAGCATGCGTTATACACTGGTTGATGGCCAGGGTAACTTTGGTAGCCAAGATGGTGATGGTCCGGCGGCCATGCGTTATACCGAGGTCCGTATGCACCGTATTGCGGAAAACATCCTGCAGGATATTGAAAAAGATACGATCGATTATCAGCTCAACTTCGATGATTCATTAGAAGAACCAACAGTTCTTCCTACCCGCATACCTCAATTATTGGTAAATGGTTCTAGCGGTATTGCCGTTGGTATGGCTACCAATATGCTGCCGCATAACTTGAGTGAAGTAATTGATGGTTGTATTGCCTATATTGACAACCGTGAAATTACCATCGATGAACTAATGCACTATATCAAAGGGCCAGACTTCCCAACCGGAGGTACCATCTTTGGTATGGAAGGTGTAAAAGCGGGCTTCCATTTTGGTCGTGGTAGAGTGGTATTGCGCGGTAAACTTCACGTGGATACGAAACCAAGTGGTCGTGAGCAGATCATCATTACTGAAGTGCCTTACCAGGTAAACCGCGATTCACTTTGCGATCGCATCGGTCAGCTGGTAAATGATAAATCGATTGAAGGAATTGCCCACGTTAACAACGAATCCAATAAAAAAGAAGGTACCCGTATTGTAATCGATCTGAAAAGAGATGCGGTTGCCAACCTGGTTATCAACCAGCTTTTCAAATACACAGAACTACAAACCAGCTATGGTATCAATAACGTAGCACTGGTTAAAGGCCGTCCTCGCATATTGAACTTAAAAGAACTGATTTCTGAGTTCGTAGAGTTCCGCCATGAAGTAGTTGTACGTCGTACGAAGTTTGAGTTGAGAGAAGCCGAAAAGAAAGCTCACATCTTACAGGGTTACCTGATTGCCCTGGATCATCTGGATGAAGTAATTGCTTTGATTCGTGCTTCTGCTACTCCGGAGGTGGCTAAAGATAATTTGATTAATGCCGGTTGGGGATTGGATGAAATTCAGGCAAAAGCGATCCTTGAATTGCGTTTACAACGTCTTACAGGCATGGAACGCGATAAGATCAAAGAAGAATATGATAACCTTATGATCTTGATTGCTCACCTGCGTGAAATCCTGTCTAATGAAGGAATGCGTTACCAGATCATTAAGGATGAGTTGACTGAAGTAAAAGACAAGTTTGGTGATGCTCGTAAAACAGATATTACGTTCCTAGATAACGAGATGAGCATTAAAGACCTCATCAAAGAAGAAGATGTGGTTATTACCATTTCTCACTTAGGTTATATGAAACGTACCTCAGCTACCGAATTCCGTGCACAACGCAGAGGAGGTAGAGGGGCTATGGGCGGTCGTACGCGTGACGAAGACTTTATTGAACACATTTTTGTGGCATCAACCCACCATACCATGTTATTCTTCACTGAAAAGGGTAGATGTTATTGGTTAAATGTGTACCAGATCCCAGAAGGCGATAAGAACAGCAAGGGTAGAGCTATCCAAAATTTGTTGCAATTAGCTCAGGACGATAAAATCAGAGCAATTATCGATATCAAGGATCTTCAGGACACAGACTACGTTACCTCACACTATATTGTACTTTGTACCAAGAAGGGTATTATCAAGAAAACAGCTCTAGAAGATTTCAGCCGTCCTCGTCAAACAGGTGTAAATGCTATTACAATTGTAGAAGGCGATCAGCTTTTAGAAGCTCGTTTAACTGATGGCAATTGTGATATTATGATGGCCGTTGGAAGTGGTAGAGCTATTCGATTCCCTGAATCTAAAGTTCGTACTACAGGCCGCGGAGCTATTGGAGTAGGCGGTATAGAAGTTGATGATGCTAATGACGAAGTTGTTGGTATGATTTGTGCTAACCCAACGACGCCTGAAAGAACGGTATTGGTGGTTAGTGAAAAAGGCTATGGTAAACGTACTCAGGTTGATGAATACCGTATTACCAACCGTGGTGGAAAAGGTGTTAAAACCATTAGCGTTACAGAAAAGACAGGAAAGCTGGTAGGTATACTTGATGTTGCTGAATCAGAAGACTTGATCATAACTTGTAAGAGCGGTATTACAATTCGTATGAAGGTTGCAGATATCCGTGAATTAGGACGTGCCACACAGGGCGTTAAACTAATTCGCATTGATGACAAAGATGAAATTGCTGCCATTACACGCATAGATGTGCAAGATGAAACTGGAATGATAGAAGAAACAGAAGGCGCTGAAGCTGCAGTTGAAAATGTAGATACAACCGAAACTACAATTTCTGCATCTGAAGAAGAGAACAATGCTTAA
- a CDS encoding MlaE family ABC transporter permease, which yields METISHIPHYPSIVHKRKQRIPLFFISIYNVYRFILRFIKESVSYPFEGKEVVRQCYEIGCKSLPIISLTAFITGIVFTKQSRPSLASFGASSWLPGLIAIAIVRALAPLITALIIAGKVGSNMGAELGSMKVTEQIDAMEVSSTNPFKFLVVTRIMAITIMLPLLAGYFAFIGLLGAYLNVHANEQTSYILFMHHAFSSLSFIDLFGSILKSFVFGATIGVTGCFKGFYASHGTVGVGRAANAAVVISMFLVFIEEMFIVQIINYFR from the coding sequence ATGGAAACGATTTCCCATATCCCCCATTACCCATCGATTGTTCACAAAAGAAAGCAACGCATTCCGCTTTTCTTTATAAGTATTTATAATGTCTATCGCTTTATCCTTCGTTTTATTAAAGAAAGCGTTTCCTATCCATTTGAAGGAAAAGAAGTGGTGCGGCAATGTTATGAAATCGGCTGCAAGTCACTTCCTATTATTTCACTCACAGCTTTTATAACTGGGATTGTATTTACTAAGCAGTCGCGACCCTCTTTAGCTTCTTTTGGCGCTAGTTCTTGGCTGCCTGGATTGATAGCTATTGCTATAGTTCGAGCGCTCGCACCATTAATAACGGCTCTTATTATTGCGGGTAAAGTAGGCTCTAATATGGGTGCAGAATTGGGTTCGATGAAGGTCACCGAACAGATTGATGCCATGGAAGTATCCTCTACCAATCCTTTCAAGTTTCTAGTAGTAACGCGTATAATGGCCATTACTATTATGCTGCCTTTATTAGCGGGCTACTTTGCATTTATTGGCTTATTGGGTGCTTACCTGAATGTGCATGCTAATGAACAAACTAGCTATATTCTATTTATGCACCATGCCTTTTCCAGTCTTTCTTTCATAGACCTATTTGGCTCTATCCTAAAATCTTTTGTTTTTGGTGCAACTATTGGGGTTACGGGATGTTTTAAAGGCTTTTATGCTTCACATGGCACTGTAGGAGTTGGCCGTGCGGCAAATGCGGCTGTTGTGATTTCGATGTTTCTTGTTTTTATTGAAGAAATGTTTATTGTTCAAATCATTAATTACTTCCGCTAA
- a CDS encoding (Fe-S)-binding protein, translated as MNVQLFVPCFVDQLYPETPFNMIKVLEKAGCKITYNPNQTCCGQPAFNAGFWDESREVCTKFLKDFNPDQYIVAPSASCVGFVRNYYSKLFQDSSLHHEVAALSKNIFEFTDFMVNILKVTDVGASLNGKATYHDSCAALRECKIKNEPRQLLANVKGLELTEMNDVETCCGFGGTFAVKFEPISIAMGEQKVENALATEAQYLISTDLSCLMHLGGYIKGKNYSIKPLHIADVLANGW; from the coding sequence GGAAACGCCTTTCAATATGATAAAGGTGTTGGAAAAAGCAGGGTGCAAAATCACCTATAATCCTAACCAAACCTGCTGTGGTCAACCAGCTTTCAATGCTGGCTTTTGGGATGAATCGCGCGAGGTTTGTACTAAGTTCTTAAAGGACTTCAACCCCGATCAATACATAGTTGCTCCCAGCGCCTCATGTGTTGGCTTTGTTCGCAACTATTATAGTAAACTCTTTCAGGACTCTTCTTTACATCATGAAGTAGCTGCTCTTAGTAAAAACATTTTTGAGTTTACCGACTTCATGGTCAACATTCTAAAAGTTACAGATGTAGGCGCCTCCCTGAATGGCAAGGCCACTTATCATGATTCCTGTGCGGCTTTACGTGAATGTAAGATCAAGAATGAGCCACGCCAACTTCTGGCCAATGTAAAAGGCTTAGAGCTGACTGAAATGAATGATGTTGAAACCTGCTGTGGCTTTGGCGGCACCTTCGCCGTAAAGTTTGAGCCTATTTCCATAGCCATGGGAGAACAAAAAGTAGAAAATGCCCTGGCTACCGAAGCGCAATACCTCATATCTACTGATCTTTCCTGCCTCATGCACTTAGGTGGCTATATCAAAGGCAAAAACTATTCAATTAAGCCTCTGCATATTGCTGATGTGTTGGCAAATGGATGGTAA
- a CDS encoding EVE domain-containing protein, which translates to MAYWLIKSEPFKYSWDQFVNDGKTFWDGVRNYAARNNLRDMRKGDKLLFYHSNEGLEIVGIAEVAKEHYQDPTTDETAWLVVDVKPVKKLKQPVSLKQIKAEPRLQDMALLRLSRLSVSPVKEEEWKVVMELAGE; encoded by the coding sequence ATGGCATATTGGCTAATAAAATCCGAACCCTTTAAATACAGCTGGGATCAATTTGTAAACGATGGTAAAACCTTTTGGGATGGTGTTCGCAACTATGCAGCGCGCAACAACTTAAGAGACATGCGTAAAGGTGACAAATTACTATTTTACCACAGTAATGAAGGGTTAGAAATAGTAGGCATAGCCGAAGTGGCAAAAGAACATTATCAGGATCCTACAACAGATGAAACAGCCTGGTTGGTTGTTGATGTTAAGCCGGTAAAGAAATTAAAACAGCCGGTTTCCCTTAAACAAATTAAAGCAGAGCCCCGCCTACAAGATATGGCTTTACTACGTTTAAGCCGTTTATCAGTTTCGCCTGTTAAAGAAGAGGAATGGAAAGTGGTGATGGAGTTAGCCGGCGAATAA
- a CDS encoding YfbK domain-containing protein → MQQLADKGNGNHSYIDNSNEARKVLVNEFGSTLFTIAKDVKIQIEFNPSKVQAYRLIGYENRMLAAEDFNDDKKDAGELGSGHTVTALYEVIPVGIKDKFTQSVDSLKYQSNKREIIGSNSTEIMTVKLRYKKPDETISRLLSIEVNDKKLSVESTSNNFRFSAAVAEFGLLLRNSEFKESSNYKQVISLATSATGADPNGYRKEFIDLVKATSSLAKN, encoded by the coding sequence ATGCAGCAGTTGGCTGATAAGGGCAATGGGAATCATTCCTATATTGATAATAGTAATGAAGCCAGGAAAGTATTGGTTAATGAGTTTGGCAGTACTTTATTTACCATAGCTAAAGATGTAAAGATCCAGATAGAGTTCAATCCTTCCAAAGTACAGGCTTATCGTTTGATTGGCTATGAAAACCGCATGCTGGCTGCTGAAGATTTCAATGACGATAAAAAAGATGCCGGTGAGTTAGGTAGTGGGCATACCGTTACCGCTCTATACGAAGTAATTCCTGTAGGTATAAAGGACAAGTTTACACAGTCAGTGGATAGCCTAAAGTATCAATCCAATAAAAGGGAGATTATCGGCAGTAATTCTACAGAGATCATGACTGTGAAGCTACGCTATAAGAAGCCTGATGAAACGATAAGTCGTTTGCTTTCTATTGAAGTCAATGATAAAAAGCTAAGCGTTGAAAGCACATCCAATAATTTTCGGTTTTCAGCCGCTGTAGCTGAGTTTGGGCTCCTTTTGCGCAATTCTGAATTTAAAGAAAGCAGCAATTACAAGCAGGTGATTTCACTCGCCACATCTGCTACAGGTGCTGATCCCAACGGCTATCGAAAAGAGTTTATTGATTTGGTAAAAGCCACCAGCTCCCTGGCAAAGAACTAG
- a CDS encoding fasciclin domain-containing protein — MKRLLLAVLLLTGIVLSSHAQTSMKNEKTVMVGGAAMYPSKNIVENAMNSADHTTLVTAVKAAGLVETLQGKGPYTVFAPTNAAFNLLPEGTVNNLVKPENKAMLTGILTYHVVPGRLDSKELMKWIKKGNGSTELTTVAGGKLWVMAKDNELWLKDEKGGMAKVEIKDVYQSNGVIHSIDHVLMPK; from the coding sequence ATGAAACGTCTATTATTGGCAGTTTTACTGCTAACTGGAATTGTATTGTCATCACACGCGCAAACTTCTATGAAGAATGAAAAAACAGTTATGGTGGGAGGCGCCGCTATGTATCCATCAAAGAATATTGTAGAGAATGCTATGAACTCTGCTGATCATACTACGTTGGTTACAGCCGTTAAAGCCGCAGGTTTAGTGGAAACCTTGCAAGGGAAAGGCCCTTATACTGTATTCGCTCCTACTAATGCCGCCTTCAATTTACTACCAGAAGGAACTGTAAATAACCTGGTAAAGCCTGAGAACAAAGCCATGCTAACCGGAATTCTAACTTATCATGTTGTACCCGGCCGTTTAGATAGTAAAGAGTTAATGAAATGGATAAAAAAAGGAAATGGTAGTACTGAACTAACAACTGTTGCTGGCGGTAAACTCTGGGTGATGGCTAAAGACAATGAACTCTGGCTGAAAGATGAAAAAGGCGGAATGGCTAAAGTGGAAATTAAAGATGTCTACCAAAGCAATGGAGTGATACATTCTATTGATCATGTGTTAATGCCGAAATAA
- a CDS encoding saccharopine dehydrogenase C-terminal domain-containing protein, whose protein sequence is MKKILLFGAGKSATVLIDYLLKNALLEDWTVTVVDANLSLAQSKIGNALAGQALSFDINDAAERGTHIQQADIVISLLPPALHILVAKDCISYKKNLLTASYVDEQMRNLEQSILDSNILFLCEMGLDPGIDHMSAKKMIDTIEANGGKITSFYSHCGGLVAPENDNNPWHYKISWNPRNVVMAGKAGAIFKEDGADKEMPYEKLFAEKRFVEIPNHESLCWYPNRDSLSYIPVYGLTECETFIRTTLRHPDFMYGWRNIIELKLTDEQKQYETDGVTLKTFFKEHFEKYGFSNWIQEQMQEQFQTSKKILEDLVNLVELEGKVDEAGGESVDDFMMVNEKGNLQQIDLDELKTSAAATVAYKMHEAKLTLQQLFFLGMDDNQTVINKGLCSAADVLQFALETKLGLQAGDKDLVVMVHEIEYAVQEKNFKETASLLITGDNDVQTAMAKTVGLPLGIAAKLILNGTIKAKGLRIPIVKEIYEPVLLELATNNIIFHETLTQV, encoded by the coding sequence ATGAAGAAAATTTTACTGTTTGGCGCTGGTAAATCTGCAACGGTTTTGATTGATTATTTATTGAAAAATGCATTGCTTGAAGACTGGACTGTTACTGTGGTAGATGCAAATTTGTCTTTGGCTCAAAGTAAAATTGGTAATGCATTGGCTGGTCAAGCATTGTCCTTTGATATCAACGATGCTGCAGAAAGAGGAACACATATTCAGCAAGCAGATATTGTAATATCCTTACTCCCCCCTGCCCTTCATATTTTAGTGGCTAAAGACTGTATTTCCTACAAAAAGAACCTGCTTACGGCGTCTTACGTGGATGAGCAAATGCGCAACCTGGAGCAAAGCATTCTAGACAGTAATATTCTCTTTCTCTGCGAAATGGGGCTGGATCCAGGAATTGACCATATGAGTGCTAAAAAGATGATTGATACAATTGAAGCAAATGGCGGTAAAATAACCTCTTTTTACTCTCATTGTGGTGGTCTTGTAGCACCAGAAAATGACAACAATCCCTGGCATTATAAGATCAGCTGGAATCCAAGGAACGTAGTGATGGCTGGTAAGGCTGGTGCTATTTTCAAGGAAGATGGAGCTGATAAAGAAATGCCTTATGAAAAGCTGTTTGCTGAGAAACGTTTTGTTGAGATCCCTAATCATGAATCGCTTTGTTGGTATCCCAATCGTGACTCGCTTAGCTATATTCCTGTATATGGATTAACTGAATGTGAAACATTTATTAGAACTACTTTACGTCATCCTGATTTTATGTATGGCTGGAGAAATATCATTGAATTAAAACTAACAGACGAGCAAAAGCAATATGAAACTGACGGTGTGACTTTAAAAACATTCTTCAAGGAACATTTTGAAAAATATGGATTTAGTAACTGGATACAAGAGCAAATGCAGGAACAGTTTCAAACCAGCAAAAAGATATTGGAAGATTTGGTGAACCTTGTGGAGCTGGAAGGAAAAGTAGATGAAGCTGGTGGCGAGTCTGTAGATGACTTTATGATGGTAAATGAAAAAGGGAACCTACAACAGATTGATCTTGACGAATTGAAAACAAGTGCAGCTGCTACCGTTGCTTATAAAATGCACGAGGCTAAACTGACTTTACAGCAATTGTTCTTCTTAGGCATGGATGACAACCAAACTGTCATTAATAAAGGCCTTTGTAGTGCTGCAGATGTACTTCAGTTTGCGTTAGAAACAAAGCTAGGGTTACAAGCTGGTGATAAGGACCTGGTGGTGATGGTGCATGAAATTGAATACGCGGTTCAAGAAAAGAACTTTAAAGAAACTGCTAGTTTACTGATAACAGGTGATAATGATGTACAAACAGCTATGGCTAAAACGGTAGGTTTACCTTTAGGTATTGCTGCTAAACTTATTCTAAACGGTACTATTAAAGCTAAGGGCCTGCGTATTCCTATAGTGAAAGAAATTTATGAGCCAGTTCTGCTAGAATTGGCAACTAATAATATTATCTTTCATGAAACATTAACCCAGGTTTAA
- a CDS encoding cupin domain-containing protein: MKYHVSLAEAISQLKQDQEHPFTVLLQHGTLQVEYFVPRDIDMQTAHEQDELYIISSGYSDFYRNGETIKCQKGDVLFVPARMEHRFKNASNDFATWVIFYGKKGGEASA, encoded by the coding sequence ATGAAGTACCATGTTTCTTTAGCCGAAGCCATATCGCAACTTAAACAAGACCAAGAACATCCATTTACTGTACTCTTGCAACACGGCACTTTACAGGTAGAATATTTTGTACCCAGAGATATAGATATGCAAACGGCTCATGAGCAGGATGAACTTTATATCATTTCCTCTGGTTATAGCGATTTTTACAGAAATGGCGAGACTATTAAGTGTCAGAAGGGCGATGTGCTTTTTGTGCCAGCCAGAATGGAACACCGGTTTAAAAACGCCTCTAATGACTTTGCTACATGGGTTATTTTCTATGGGAAAAAAGGTGGTGAAGCTTCTGCCTAA